The following is a genomic window from Nymphaea colorata isolate Beijing-Zhang1983 chromosome 3, ASM883128v2, whole genome shotgun sequence.
TCCTGCTCCAGTAAAGTTTGTCACCCTATGTTGTGGGCCACCTTTCCTCCATGAAGCCATCAAATATGTCACAAACTTTGTCATCTTTCCCGGTGGGGGCCGCTCTCCGGTTTACCACCTGTGGGTCCGCCTCATATCTGGGCCGTCAATTTCCTTCCGACTGTCGCCGCAGATGATGCCCTCACCAGGAAGCATGAGCATGAGGACTCTGCTTCCTCGAGGGCGTCCTACTCTTCTAAACAAATCTGTCAGAGGAGCAGGCGAGGCGAGTAAATGTGATGATGTTTGGGGATAGAGTTAAAAATGATCGGCCATGTCCTCAGAAAACTTAAGAAACGGCATCCAGGTATTGTGGTTTTGAGGATATTCCACAGTCAAAACTGATCCTCGTCCCTATCCTTTTGCCGAGTCTTTCTTATCTTCTAGTGGGACAATCAACaatgattttaagaaaaaaataacacaacTTTCTAAAACTTAGTGTTTAATTTACATTGTATAATACCAAGTGGCCATTATAAGTTGCGGATGATGGAAGTTCGGTACCAGGTATCATctagagaagaaacaaaagaaaaaaattgaacgcCATCCCAAGTGGGCACATAGAATTGCCATTCATTTTTCAGTACACCAATTCATGCACGatgttagaaaaagaaaaggagaaaaaaaaaaaaagaggtgggGATGAGTGCGAAAAATTTCAGACACGATGTAGATCTGTAAGAGAGAATGACCTTGGAGACATGAAACTTCTCAACTTTCTTCCTTGAGGTAGAGGAGAAGTACAGAcatccttctcctcctctctcttgtcGTCATCCTCGTcggcatcatcatcatcagcatcttcttcttcttcttcttcctcttcctctttctcttccagAACGGAAGCAGGAGAGAAAAGGCTCTGTGAGCTCATCCCACTGAAACTACCAAGCGACGCCCTTCTCGGACCAACATTTCTGTAAGCCAAGAGGATCCTCCTCCTCTTGTTGAATGGGTTCTCTTGTTTGGCCAAATCCTTGACGGAATTTGCACTTGATAGACATCCAAAAGATTTCGATTTCCCGGCGAAGTAGTTCGATAATCCCCTCCTGTAAATGATCGCATGACGAAGTAAAAATGATGTCAACATCTGCCTCTTCCGTTTCATCAAACTGAGCAATTTTTCTAATAAATGATAATAAGCAAACACCGAAGCGATCGTTCTGAATCTTAGTCACGCCATTGACCAACTATTAAACGCATAGATAGTTTCTTAATCTCCTGGCCAACATGGTTCAGATAAGCGCTAATCTTGTTTACGATATACTTTAGAGTCCACAAATGTCGTGTTGGGTTCAGAATTGAGATTAGCTTCTTTCTAATTGTGTTAGCTACCACAAaacagattttctttttgaatttgttgAGAACTAGCGAGAAGCCAACCCAAATACGAAAATAATATTCGctaccaagaaaaaataaatgctcCTTTTATAtaatagaaaggaaaaacttCAAGCTTATCCTTTTGTCTCGAAATCGCCGCATGACAGAAAATATTGGACAGTCCAAAAACACAAGGATATGCAGATCTCTGCCAACCCTCTTTccgaaacaaaaaaaaaaatcagaattaaATTGCAAGAcggaaaaaaaatgtgcatatgTCATGCAATGGATCCATCTAGCATACaattttctgtctttttttttttttttcactgacttgaaattttttagatATACTAAAATAATGTCTTCCGAGAATGAAAATGGCTCCCCTACAGTTCCACATAACTGCGAAAAACGAAGGGAGGATGGAAAAAATCAACCAGTCCAGCGGAAAAGAGGAAACGAAAAAGGCTAAAGGGCTAAAGAAGAACACACGGAAAGAAGGAAAGGgcatgaaaaaaggaaaaagaagaagaagaagataaggaGCTAACTTGATGGGTAGAGATTCCTCCAAACACCCCAAATCACCCAGGGGACTCACGAATCGGCTCTGCACCTCTCCTTCCTCGTCACCGACGGACGAATTGGAACAGACGCCGATGGAAGAGCTCTCGGACGACTCGCTCTCGGCGCCTATACAGAACTCCAGGGGCTTGCAGTTGCGCCCCTTATCCATCTCCGTCTCCCTCTGCCTCTCCCCTTCCTTCTGCTGTGCCCACGCAGCATCTCCGGCCTCCTCCGCGGGGGCGGGGACGGGGAAGGCGTCCCCTCTGGCTCCTCCACCGCGAAACCCGGATCTGAAGAAGCAGGAGATCCCTCTCATCACCGCGtcgtccttcttcttctcctgatCCTGGAAGTTCACCACCCCCACCTCTCGGCTGTCCAAAACCAGCGACATCGCCGCCTTGTTGTCCCGATCACTCTTTCAGGAATTGACTGCCACAAAAATAACCAGCCTCCCTCCtttgcctcctcctcctcctcctcaccaCCACCGCATCTCTCTCTGTGCCTCTCTGCGCTGGGCAAAAATGTTGGTAGGTTGGGTGTTTGGTAATAATGGAAGAGGGGATTGGATTGGAGATGAGAAGTCCGTTTGGGTAACTGTAGCCCCTGGTGGTGATGGTGTGGAAGACTTATCCGGAAGTTGGTGGGGGAGGGGAAACGATCATGGGCTATTATCCGTTTTTAAGAGAGACTCCCACAACGGCTGTGTCTGTCTGTGGGCTAGTAAGAAAACCCGGCCCCAATCTCTCCTCCCCCTTTTGAGAGACGACGACCACCCGGTTTTAGATCACCTTTTGAGAGCGTGGAAAAGGACAGGAGGGGCCGGTCTGTGGTTTTGCTTCTTAATCGACAGTACTGCGAAAGCGATggagttcatgaacttggtcacGCCTGCCAAACAGGCCCTTAGTGCTGGGCGGAGGCATTTAATTTAAGAGGTTGACGGAATTGGAGAGGGGACTGGAGAGCGAGAGATAGTTCGTCTGGTTGCTCGCTGGGGGGATGAGATTTCCAAAGGAACTGATACGTGCTACCAGGAACCCTCCCtgcttctcttctcttctcttctcttctcgcCAAGAAGATGTCGAGATGTTTGTGTGCTCCGGTTGCCCGGGGGTGAGAATTATGAAGGAGCCACCCTGCTTCTCTTCTCGCCAAGAAGATGTGTGATGTGAGTGACGTCCCCCACGGGCCACGGCACGCAATGTTTGCGTTGCGTGGAGAACCAAGTCCCTGATCTTGGTCGCGTCTGTGGACAGGCTTGGTCCATCAGCCCAGATTGTGATATCGTCAACCGTTTTCAAGACCAGGTTACCGTGTCCGAGCAAGATTCTTGTTCCTAAAAATTCACGATCATCTCAAACATTCTTGCATTGACAAGGCAATTTGTACGAAAAGTCATTACGATAATTGAGGGCCCTTAATATTTATCAAGATCATATTCTGATTTTTGTTTGCTCCCGTACACGTTTGTGGAAGACAGTTGACCCGATAACTTAGTTCTAATGGAACTTAAAATCCAGGCCATTCTTCCTCATGGCTTGGATTCATGCAGCTCTTATCTTATCTTATCTGGATTTGGACGCAGCAAGTTCTCAATTAACCAAACCCAGTAACTAGTAATTAACTAAATAGGGTTTTTAGTACTCGCAGTTCTCGATCGGGAATTACAAAAACCCAATTATTACTTAACCgagttttgtttgttttcattatCGGATCCGACGGATCGAAATCATCACAAGTTAAACCTTCTCATTTTGATCTTTAAAAAAGCGTCTAAGTCTAACTCTGACAACGGTGTGGTGTGACCAGATACGAAGCAATAAATGGTGGATCCTAATCGAATTTCCCGACCCGTTTTGCAAGAGAGAGAACTCGTGACACTGACCCACTGCTGACGTGGGGAAGTCCTGTACAttaatatacatacatgtttctGAGACGTATAAAATACGTCTATCGGGTCGGAGTCGAGGATGCGGTGTTTccttaaaagaagaaaagtactACTGTAATGGTTGTTGATCTGAACCTGGGGCTCCTTTGCTTACCATTACGATGATGCGGTGGCTCGTCCTTTCACAGCTCCACTCGCTTATAATTCAACAGCATTTTGTTAAATGTatggaaataaatgaaaatcaaatcgGATTATTTATGatgaaattattaaaattttcatacagTCGGCTTGATTTTTTACACgaaaagtttaaaagaaaaacagggaGAAAAGCTTTTTTTAACTCCCTTGCGAATGTAAAACAAGCATGTCCATACCAACACCGCGTTTATTTCTTTCAGAACAAAATATGAGTAAATTATTACCAAGGAGGTAAAGAACCGTGATTGTTAAGAGAAATGAccatcactttttcttctttttttttttttaaattgtttgcaaaaaaaatcaccatttaatttgtctatgtatatataaccaCATGATATCAAATCCAAAGGCATAGAAAGGTGAGATTTTGTTGGATGTAATCTTATGGCTGTAAAGGGCAGTAGGTGACGGACTCATTTCGTGGTTCCTATAGTAAATTTTGCACAAGAATAGCGTGGCGACTTGTCCTCATAAGGTAGCCCGAAAGCGAAGCAACGATGAAGTTGCTGGCTGCTTATATTTATTGAAGCAGTCCCTTCCCTGCGCAAGAATAAATCGAGGGATGGTCCATTTATTGAAACGCTCCGCACAGCACTCCCTTGGATCTTTGAAAGGggttgttcattcttttcttttctgcaaaGATGAGAATCGAAAGGACTACTTTCCTCTGTAATTACGTGTTCCCTACTTCGGTGTCACGTGCCAAACTTGTAGTATATCTTCTGttatctttatattttttatgtttccattattttcttatttttccccTTAATTTTTGggttttattaaaaatatagaaaaataccaattcacaaaaaatattgattctaaatTGTTTTTGCCGATGATCCTCTGATCATAGAATAGAAAGAAGACAGTTAGTGTAACTGCAAGTCCATTTCAATTACACTTAAAAGGAAATCAGTTTACTAGCTTACGTTTTCAAAATTCTGACCAGATGATGTGATGATCCAGTTACCAAAACCATGAAGCAAGCAGTTGGATAAGTTTGCCAAGCAAGATTTTATGACAAACCAAactctaaaattttttaaatattcgtCGAGTTTTTAATCCACATAAAAATGTTACACATCAAAATCAGAGATTCAAGCACAAGCTTTTTTCATCCACACGACGACAAAGAGTTTGGGAAAAGACTTGGGAACATAATATCTACAACATAATTTTGGAAATCTATTCTGAACCTTTCTCCTCATGGGGGAACTAAGTGATCTGGTACATGCAACCGGAAAGGTCGCAATTTCGATGGGATGCCACAGGCTTCAAAATCATCAATTGCGTATCTCTTTTCCTGCAACTTTAACGATGAGTGTTCTATTTGACCAACAAGAGGCCTTATGCTAAACCAACCATGGGTGGTTTCTGGCCCACTGTTTATCTCCGAAAAAATATATCTATTTGTTACGTTATGTCACGATTAGAGACACTTAAAATACTGTAGCATGAtgtgatgtatatatatatatatagaagtaaTCTTGCAGCGCGGCGACCAATAGCGTCAGTCGGTGGCAATAAGCCATTCTCGGGGAGACACCTCTGCatctgcatgtcgtgtcttcCTTATCCGATGCTGCACCctgacttttcttcaatatcTGCTTGAGATAAGATTTACTGTTAAAGGGATATTCGGTAATCTACCATCTGCACCCAGGGACCGCAGGGGAAAGATCAATTAATTTCTCAAAAACCTTTCGTGCtctttttacaattttattttattgaaaattccTTTAACAAAGAGTTTGATACTTTAATGATAATGTAGTTTAATAGTTTTCTGGGTTTCTTTAACGAACAAATAGGTTTTGGGGACGGTGTAGTTTATTCAGAATTATTGTAAGTTGGTTGGGAGAGGTCGAAGGTGTCCAGAAGCCCTAAGCTGGTGTCGCCACTGTGGCGTTAAAAGAGTTAAGACCAGAAAGTGTGGTGGGGCTGAGCAGTAATGGGGTGTAGTTTAATGTCAGATGTGCAGGAAATGCGAGGTATTATGCTTGCATATTCCGTGAGGGGTCGCTGCAAAGAGTGTTGGGACACATGTGGGTGTTTCggttcttttccttccttttgtttaGCCTCTCTGTGCTTGTACtcttttgccttttctttaAGCATCATTCTAAACTATGTTGCCTTTGTGCATTTCTGCTCACATGTGCAGGCAAGGTACGTGCAGTTCCATGTTTGTTTCTGCTCACACTTGATTTCGGTTCAACATTCAATTTGGAAGGATGTTTTCGTTTTGTAGTATCTGCAGGTAGGTTAATTAACATGAATGACATGACACGTCTCAGATCTGACTTTGGAAGCCACATAACGTCGCTCCAATATTCATTTGGAGTTGTGGTCGAGAGAACTTCAAGATTACAGAGGTGAACAG
Proteins encoded in this region:
- the LOC116251419 gene encoding protein OXIDATIVE STRESS 3 LIKE 5-like isoform X2, producing the protein MSLVLDSREVGVVNFQDQEKKKDDAVMRGISCFFRSGFRGGGARGDAFPVPAPAEEAGDAAWAQQKEGERQRETEMDKGRNCKPLEFCIGAESESSESSSIGVCSNSSVGDEEGEVQSRFVSPLGDLGCLEESLPIKRGLSNYFAGKSKSFGCLSSANSVKDLAKQENPFNKRRRILLAYRNVGPRRASLGSFSGMSSQSLFSPASVLEEKEEEEEEEEEDADDDDADEDDDKREEEKDVCTSPLPQGRKLRSFMSPRFV
- the LOC116251419 gene encoding protein OXIDATIVE STRESS 3 LIKE 5-like isoform X1, which produces MSLVLDSREVGVVNFQDQEKKKDDAVMRGISCFFRSGFRGGGARGDAFPVPAPAEEAGDAAWAQQKEGERQRETEMDKGRNCKPLEFCIGAESESSESSSIGVCSNSSVGDEEGEVQSRFVSPLGDLGCLEESLPIKRGLSNYFAGKSKSFGCLSSANSVKDLAKQENPFNKRRRILLAYRNVGPRRASLGSFSGMSSQSLFSPASVLEEKEEEEEEEEEDADDDDADEDDDKREEEKDVCTSPLPQGRKLRSFMSPRLLNANYNLLLCDGSTTIILNSSAI